Proteins co-encoded in one Arthrobacter sp. ERGS1:01 genomic window:
- a CDS encoding tyrosine recombinase XerC produces MDHDERARLPAPLAQAADGFERYLVAERGRSVHTVRAYRGDVDALLLHAVTEGISTLAGLDLALLRRWLGEQSAAGLSRSTLARRAATVRSFTAWALREELLELDPALRLKAPKREQTLPAVLQQQQIRRLMDALAAEAAAGEPLALRNHAMVELLYAAGIRVGELAGTDVDDLTMERRTLTVLGKGNKERVVPFGVPAARAVQRWLEVGRPALAAPHSGPALFLGKRGGRIDQRTARSVVATVLDALGDTSATGPHTLRHSAATHLLDGGADLRAVQEILGHSSLATTQLYTHVSVERLRDSYKQAHPRA; encoded by the coding sequence GTGGATCATGACGAACGGGCGCGCCTGCCCGCACCCCTGGCACAAGCCGCGGACGGTTTTGAACGTTACCTGGTGGCAGAGCGGGGCCGCTCGGTCCACACCGTCCGCGCCTACCGCGGGGATGTCGACGCACTCCTCCTCCACGCCGTCACCGAGGGCATCAGCACCCTGGCCGGGCTGGACCTTGCCCTGCTGCGACGCTGGCTGGGGGAACAAAGCGCGGCGGGCCTCTCCCGCTCCACCCTCGCCCGCCGGGCCGCCACGGTCCGCAGCTTCACCGCGTGGGCGCTTCGGGAGGAACTGTTGGAACTTGATCCGGCGCTCCGCCTCAAGGCACCCAAACGCGAACAAACCCTGCCGGCCGTCCTGCAACAGCAGCAGATCCGCCGGCTCATGGATGCCCTGGCCGCCGAAGCCGCCGCCGGGGAACCCCTTGCGCTGCGCAACCACGCTATGGTGGAACTGCTCTACGCCGCCGGCATCCGGGTGGGGGAGCTTGCCGGAACGGACGTGGACGATCTCACCATGGAACGGCGCACACTCACGGTACTCGGCAAGGGAAACAAGGAACGCGTGGTCCCGTTCGGTGTTCCTGCGGCCCGGGCCGTCCAACGGTGGCTCGAGGTGGGGCGGCCGGCCCTGGCTGCCCCGCACAGCGGGCCCGCACTGTTCCTGGGCAAGCGCGGCGGACGGATCGACCAGCGCACCGCCAGGAGCGTCGTCGCGACCGTGCTCGATGCCCTGGGCGACACCTCCGCGACCGGCCCGCACACGCTGCGGCACTCCGCCGCGACACACCTCCTCGACGGTGGTGCCGACCTGCGCGCCGTCCAGGAGATCCTTGGCCACAGCTCCTTGGCCACCACGCAGCTCTACACGCACGTATCGGTGGAGCGGCTCCGGGACAGCTACAAACAAGCCCATCCCCGGGCCTAG
- a CDS encoding O-acetyl-ADP-ribose deacetylase: MEITIIRADITTLDVDAVVNAANSSLLGGGGVDGAIHRAAGPELLAECRELRRTRYPDGLAMGDAVATGAGMLKATWVIHTVGPNRHAGQTDRTLLQRCFARSLDLAGQLGAHSVAFPAIGGGVYGWSAADVAHAAADAFAAATETPDHALPRSVVVAVSSADMEAAFRAALG, translated from the coding sequence ATGGAGATCACCATCATTCGTGCGGACATCACCACCCTTGACGTTGACGCCGTGGTCAACGCCGCCAACTCATCGCTCCTGGGCGGTGGCGGCGTCGACGGAGCCATCCACCGGGCGGCCGGTCCGGAGCTGCTGGCGGAATGCCGGGAGCTGCGGCGCACCAGGTATCCGGACGGGCTGGCCATGGGGGACGCCGTGGCCACAGGAGCCGGAATGCTCAAGGCGACCTGGGTCATCCACACCGTTGGCCCCAACCGCCATGCCGGCCAAACGGACCGGACCCTGCTGCAGCGATGCTTTGCCCGTTCCCTGGACCTCGCGGGGCAGCTCGGTGCACATTCCGTGGCCTTTCCCGCGATTGGCGGGGGAGTGTACGGGTGGTCGGCGGCGGACGTTGCCCACGCTGCCGCCGACGCCTTTGCCGCCGCGACGGAAACTCCGGACCATGCCCTCCCGCGCAGCGTCGTCGTTGCCGTTTCCTCGGCGGACATGGAGGCGGCGTTCCGGGCGGCCCTGGGCTGA
- a CDS encoding ACP S-malonyltransferase, translating into MLAIVCPGQGSQTPGFLSPWLERPGVEEKLASLSEAAGIDLLTHGTTSDAETIKDTAIAQPLIVAAGLIAAEALLDAPLAGLPVVVAGHSVGEITAAAITGTLSNADAMTFVRERANGMAVAAAATPTGMAAVVGGDPEEVLAAIAGAGLTPANMNSKGQTVAAGTLEQIAALVAAPPAKARVIPLQVAGAFHTHHMAPAVAGLQALAPSLSTHTPTVPLLSNYDGGVVPSGAAALESLIAQVSRPVRWDLCMDTMAAMGVTSLIELTPAGTLTGLAKRGMTGVATVAVKTPEDLESAKELLAAEAAKREEGTE; encoded by the coding sequence GTGCTTGCAATCGTCTGCCCTGGACAGGGTTCACAAACTCCCGGCTTCCTTTCGCCCTGGCTTGAACGCCCCGGCGTAGAGGAAAAACTGGCTTCCCTCAGTGAGGCGGCCGGCATCGACCTGCTGACCCACGGCACCACCTCTGACGCGGAAACCATCAAGGACACCGCCATTGCGCAGCCCTTGATCGTCGCCGCCGGCTTGATCGCCGCCGAGGCCCTGCTGGACGCACCGCTGGCCGGTCTGCCCGTGGTGGTTGCCGGCCACTCCGTCGGTGAGATCACGGCCGCGGCAATCACCGGAACCCTGAGCAACGCCGACGCCATGACGTTCGTGCGCGAACGGGCCAACGGCATGGCTGTTGCCGCCGCCGCCACGCCCACCGGAATGGCCGCCGTCGTTGGCGGGGACCCGGAGGAGGTCCTGGCCGCAATCGCCGGCGCCGGCCTGACGCCGGCCAACATGAACTCCAAGGGCCAGACGGTCGCCGCGGGCACCCTGGAGCAGATCGCCGCCCTCGTGGCCGCCCCGCCGGCCAAGGCCCGCGTGATCCCGCTCCAGGTTGCCGGCGCATTCCATACCCACCACATGGCCCCGGCCGTTGCCGGCCTTCAGGCCCTGGCTCCGTCGCTTTCCACGCACACGCCCACGGTGCCGCTGCTCTCCAACTACGACGGCGGCGTGGTACCCAGCGGTGCGGCGGCACTTGAGTCGCTCATCGCCCAAGTTTCCCGGCCCGTCCGCTGGGACCTTTGCATGGACACCATGGCCGCCATGGGCGTCACATCGCTGATTGAACTCACACCGGCCGGAACGTTGACGGGACTTGCCAAGCGCGGCATGACCGGCGTTGCCACCGTTGCAGTGAAAACTCCCGAAGATCTGGAGTCCGCCAAGGAACTGCTGGCAGCCGAGGCCGCCAAGCGGGAAGAAGGAACCGAGTGA
- a CDS encoding DUF3145 domain-containing protein: MNVVMTRGVLFVHSAPAVMCPHIESSIAGVMDQRTDLQWTAQPAAPNVLRTEYAWTGPAGTGARLASVLRGWANVRYEVTEEPSPGVDGSRWSHTPELGIFHAVTDVHGNIMVSEDRIRYAYEAGKGEPSAVYQELSLALGEAWDEELEPFRHAAAGAPVRWLHHVG, translated from the coding sequence ATGAACGTCGTTATGACGCGCGGTGTCTTGTTTGTGCACTCAGCCCCGGCTGTCATGTGCCCACATATTGAGTCATCCATCGCAGGCGTGATGGATCAGCGCACGGATCTGCAGTGGACTGCACAGCCCGCGGCGCCCAATGTGCTGCGCACCGAATACGCTTGGACGGGCCCCGCAGGCACCGGCGCCCGGCTTGCCTCCGTGTTGCGCGGCTGGGCCAATGTGCGTTACGAGGTCACCGAGGAACCGAGCCCCGGCGTCGACGGATCCCGCTGGTCGCACACCCCCGAGCTGGGCATCTTCCACGCCGTCACCGACGTCCACGGCAACATCATGGTCTCCGAGGACCGCATCCGCTACGCCTACGAGGCCGGCAAGGGTGAACCCTCCGCCGTCTACCAGGAGCTGTCGCTGGCCCTGGGCGAGGCCTGGGATGAGGAACTCGAACCCTTCCGCCACGCGGCCGCCGGCGCCCCCGTGCGCTGGCTCCACCACGTCGGCTAA
- a CDS encoding beta-ketoacyl-ACP synthase III yields the protein MSTPTLKQNPVREGTRILGIGAYRPNVIVTNADVCQWIDSSDEWIQQRTGIITRHRAPRDVSVVDMAEAAAREAIANAGIEPSQVGAVIVSTVTHPYATPSAAALITDRLGASPAPAYDVSAACAGYCYGIAQADALVRSGTAEYVVVIGAEKLSDVINNHERTISFLLGDGAGAVVIGPSDEPGIGPSVWGSDGSKWDAIGMTHSQLDIRDFAEEGMRAGTDLDLAAAGETQASLWPTLRQDGQTVFRWAVWEMAKMAKKALEVAGVTAEDLGAFVPHQANMRIVDELAKQLKLPESVIIARDIADAGNTSAASIPLATHRLLAENPELSGKLSLQIGFGAGLVFGAQVVRLP from the coding sequence GTGAGCACGCCGACGCTGAAACAAAACCCCGTACGCGAAGGGACCCGGATCCTGGGCATTGGCGCCTACCGCCCCAACGTCATTGTGACGAACGCGGACGTCTGCCAGTGGATTGACTCCTCCGACGAGTGGATCCAGCAGCGCACGGGCATCATCACCCGCCACCGCGCCCCGCGTGACGTCTCCGTGGTGGACATGGCCGAGGCCGCGGCCCGCGAAGCCATCGCAAACGCCGGGATCGAGCCGTCCCAGGTGGGCGCCGTCATCGTCTCCACCGTGACGCACCCGTACGCCACGCCGTCGGCCGCCGCGCTCATCACCGACCGGCTGGGCGCTTCCCCCGCCCCCGCCTACGACGTCTCCGCTGCCTGCGCCGGCTACTGCTACGGCATTGCCCAGGCCGACGCCCTGGTCCGTTCGGGCACCGCCGAGTACGTCGTGGTCATTGGCGCCGAGAAGCTCTCCGACGTCATCAACAACCACGAGCGCACCATCTCCTTCCTGCTCGGCGACGGCGCGGGAGCCGTGGTGATCGGCCCGTCCGATGAGCCCGGCATCGGCCCCTCCGTCTGGGGTTCGGACGGCAGCAAGTGGGACGCCATCGGCATGACCCACTCGCAGCTGGACATCCGCGACTTCGCCGAAGAGGGCATGCGCGCCGGCACCGACCTTGACCTGGCTGCCGCCGGCGAGACCCAGGCCAGCCTGTGGCCCACCCTGCGCCAGGACGGCCAGACCGTGTTCCGCTGGGCTGTCTGGGAGATGGCGAAGATGGCCAAGAAGGCACTCGAGGTTGCCGGCGTCACCGCCGAGGACCTGGGCGCCTTCGTACCGCACCAGGCCAATATGCGCATTGTTGACGAGCTCGCCAAGCAGTTGAAGCTGCCGGAATCCGTCATCATCGCCCGTGACATCGCCGACGCCGGCAACACCTCCGCGGCGTCCATCCCGCTGGCAACACACCGCCTGCTGGCCGAGAATCCGGAACTCTCCGGTAAGCTCTCGCTTCAGATCGGTTTTGGTGCCGGTCTGGTGTTTGGCGCCCAAGTGGTGCGCCTGCCCTAG
- the dprA gene encoding DNA-processing protein DprA — protein sequence MNAPASGQRPADPSLRLARAALTRLIEPADLPGMALIAVAGPEDALAFIRSGAASSAVLEQEMTAVLAGAGTGRWQGLAEALGRWRPRLADLAPERDLRVVERYGGGLLVPEDPQWPAALADLQLSEPIALWMRGHVCVIPEQRRCIALVGSRDNTSYGANVTLEIAASLVQRGFTVISGGAYGIDAHAHRGALGAAPAKAGYGAPHQPPTLAVMAGGVDRFYPSGNEDLLRTVAESGAIVAEVPPGTNPTRYRFLQRNRLIAALCEVSVVVEARWRSGALNTAHHADGLSRTVGAVPGSVYSANSAGCHRLLREGGAVCVTDAADIAELAGVSGANLVHEPESAPALHDGLGVADLLLLDALPLHSASTVEKISVVAGLGAASVLAGLGRLELMGLAQRSPSGWKRGGK from the coding sequence ATGAACGCACCGGCAAGCGGGCAACGCCCGGCGGATCCGTCCCTGCGCCTGGCCAGGGCGGCCCTGACCCGGCTCATCGAGCCCGCGGACCTGCCTGGCATGGCCTTGATCGCCGTGGCCGGGCCGGAGGACGCCCTGGCCTTTATCCGCAGCGGGGCGGCCTCCAGTGCCGTCCTGGAACAGGAAATGACGGCCGTGCTCGCCGGGGCCGGTACCGGACGCTGGCAGGGCCTCGCCGAGGCGCTGGGGCGGTGGCGTCCCCGGCTGGCGGACCTGGCCCCGGAACGCGACCTGCGGGTGGTGGAGCGGTACGGCGGCGGGCTGCTGGTTCCCGAGGACCCCCAATGGCCGGCCGCCCTGGCCGATCTCCAACTATCCGAACCCATCGCCCTGTGGATGCGGGGGCACGTGTGCGTCATCCCCGAACAACGGCGATGCATCGCCCTGGTCGGCTCACGGGACAACACCAGCTACGGCGCCAACGTGACCCTGGAAATCGCCGCATCCCTGGTCCAGCGCGGCTTCACCGTCATCAGTGGCGGAGCTTACGGCATCGACGCCCACGCCCATCGGGGAGCCCTCGGCGCGGCCCCGGCAAAGGCCGGGTACGGTGCGCCGCACCAGCCGCCCACGCTCGCCGTCATGGCCGGCGGCGTCGACAGGTTCTACCCCTCGGGCAACGAGGACCTCCTGCGCACGGTTGCCGAGAGCGGTGCCATCGTCGCCGAGGTCCCGCCCGGCACCAACCCCACCCGTTACAGGTTCCTGCAGCGCAACAGGCTGATAGCCGCCTTGTGCGAGGTGAGCGTCGTGGTCGAGGCCCGCTGGCGCTCGGGGGCGCTCAATACCGCCCACCACGCCGACGGGCTGAGCCGTACAGTGGGGGCGGTTCCCGGTTCGGTGTATTCGGCGAACTCGGCCGGCTGCCACCGGCTGCTGCGCGAAGGCGGCGCCGTCTGCGTCACGGATGCCGCGGACATTGCCGAGCTGGCCGGAGTGTCCGGGGCCAACCTGGTACATGAACCGGAGTCCGCGCCCGCACTGCATGACGGGCTCGGCGTGGCCGATCTGTTGCTGCTCGACGCCCTGCCGCTGCACTCGGCAAGCACCGTCGAGAAAATCAGTGTCGTGGCAGGGTTGGGAGCGGCCTCCGTACTGGCCGGGCTGGGGCGCCTGGAACTGATGGGCCTGGCCCAAAGGAGCCCCAGTGGCTGGAAACGCGGCGGCAAGTAG
- a CDS encoding PucR family transcriptional regulator, translating into MAPKNTNAALTPSAGATAPARRTPAAANTSETLERLRANIGPLSTTMLRELESTLPWYRRLSADERSSLGLVAQNGIAAFVSWYEHPSSPSWVLSDVFGTAPTELTRSISLQRALQLIRTVVQVVEDRVPELASANEQVSLREAVLRYSREVAFAAADVYARAAENRGAWDTRLEALAVDGILRGENIDALQSRISALGWTSHSRFTIMVGQAPSEANPTYLASVRRAAGRFAADAMVGIQGDRLILVLGDVSDPETAYLRLSELFAPGSVVYGPMAQTLADATASAKAAFAGMAVAKGWAAAPRPVSADDLWPERVIGGDDSARRALLANIYRPLVAASNGLEETLSSYLQLGHSLEAAARDLFVHSNTVRYRLRRVCDVTGWDPLIPREAFVLQTALVVGRLAPPVRSSAERPGGRG; encoded by the coding sequence ATGGCACCGAAGAACACCAATGCAGCACTCACTCCGTCCGCCGGAGCGACGGCACCGGCACGGCGCACCCCGGCGGCCGCGAACACCTCCGAAACGCTCGAGCGTTTGCGCGCCAATATTGGCCCGCTGTCAACCACCATGCTGCGTGAGCTGGAAAGCACCCTGCCCTGGTACCGGCGGCTCAGTGCCGATGAACGCTCCTCCCTTGGTTTGGTGGCGCAAAACGGCATTGCGGCCTTTGTGTCCTGGTATGAACATCCCTCCTCGCCCAGCTGGGTCCTCTCGGACGTCTTTGGCACGGCGCCGACGGAGCTTACCCGCTCCATCAGCCTGCAGCGGGCCCTTCAATTGATCCGCACGGTGGTCCAGGTGGTGGAGGACCGGGTCCCGGAACTGGCCAGCGCCAATGAACAGGTGAGCCTGCGCGAGGCCGTGCTGCGGTACTCCCGCGAGGTGGCCTTTGCCGCCGCCGACGTCTACGCCCGTGCCGCGGAAAACCGCGGTGCCTGGGACACCCGCCTTGAGGCGCTGGCGGTGGATGGGATCCTGCGCGGCGAGAACATCGACGCCCTGCAGTCGCGCATTTCCGCCCTGGGCTGGACGTCCCACAGCCGTTTCACGATCATGGTGGGCCAGGCCCCGTCCGAGGCCAACCCCACCTACCTCGCCTCCGTGCGCCGTGCCGCCGGCCGGTTTGCCGCCGACGCCATGGTGGGAATCCAGGGCGACCGGCTGATCCTGGTGCTCGGCGACGTGTCGGACCCGGAAACGGCGTACCTGCGGCTCAGCGAGCTGTTCGCCCCCGGTTCCGTTGTCTACGGGCCCATGGCACAAACCCTCGCGGACGCCACGGCCTCGGCCAAGGCGGCATTTGCCGGGATGGCCGTTGCCAAGGGCTGGGCCGCGGCACCCCGGCCCGTGTCCGCCGACGATCTGTGGCCCGAGCGCGTGATCGGCGGTGACGATTCCGCCCGGCGGGCCCTGCTGGCCAACATCTACCGGCCGCTCGTGGCGGCATCCAACGGGCTCGAGGAGACGCTCAGCAGCTACCTGCAGCTTGGCCACTCCCTGGAGGCTGCGGCCCGTGACCTGTTCGTCCACTCCAACACCGTCCGTTACCGGCTCCGCCGGGTGTGTGACGTCACCGGATGGGACCCGCTGATCCCCCGGGAGGCCTTCGTGCTCCAAACCGCGCTGGTCGTGGGACGCCTCGCCCCGCCGGTCCGCTCGTCCGCGGAGCGTCCCGGGGGCCGGGGCTGA
- the fabF gene encoding beta-ketoacyl-ACP synthase II has protein sequence MARKVVITGLGATTPIGGDVPTMWKNALKGVSGAHTLTDDWVEKYDIPVHFAARVTTPATDVLSRVEAKRMDPSTQFAVVAAREAWKDSGLEEIDHDRLAVAFATGIGGVWTLLDAWDTLREKGPRRVLPMTVPMLMPNGPAAAVSLDLGARAGAHTPVSACASGTEALHLGLELIRSGKADVVVAGGAEAAIHPLPMAAFSSMQALSKRNDNPEGASRPYDVSRDGFVMGEGAGALVLEAEEHAIARGARIYGELAGTSVTADAYHITAPDPEGLGATRALKAALFDARAQAEDVVHVNAHATSTPVGDRPEYTALRAALGDHVDNVCVSATKSQTGHLLGASGAVESVLTVLAVYHRLAPVTINLENQDPEIPLDVVTGTPRELPEGQIMALNNSFGFGGHNAVVAIRSTGPKVEMA, from the coding sequence ATGGCCCGCAAAGTTGTCATCACCGGACTGGGAGCGACCACGCCGATCGGCGGAGACGTCCCGACCATGTGGAAGAACGCCCTCAAGGGTGTTTCCGGCGCCCACACCCTGACCGATGACTGGGTGGAAAAGTACGACATCCCCGTACATTTCGCCGCCCGGGTCACGACTCCCGCAACCGACGTGCTCAGCCGCGTCGAAGCCAAGCGCATGGATCCGTCCACCCAGTTCGCCGTGGTTGCCGCCCGTGAAGCCTGGAAGGACTCCGGCCTCGAGGAGATCGACCACGACCGCCTGGCCGTGGCCTTCGCCACCGGCATCGGCGGCGTCTGGACGCTCCTGGACGCCTGGGACACCCTGCGTGAGAAGGGTCCGCGCCGGGTCCTGCCCATGACGGTTCCCATGCTCATGCCCAACGGCCCGGCCGCAGCCGTGAGCCTGGACCTTGGTGCCCGCGCCGGTGCGCACACCCCCGTTTCCGCCTGTGCCTCGGGCACCGAGGCCCTGCACCTGGGCCTTGAACTGATCCGCTCCGGCAAGGCCGACGTCGTCGTGGCCGGTGGCGCCGAAGCCGCCATCCACCCGCTGCCCATGGCTGCGTTCTCCTCCATGCAGGCACTGTCCAAGCGCAACGACAACCCCGAAGGTGCCTCACGTCCCTACGACGTCAGCCGCGACGGCTTTGTCATGGGTGAAGGCGCCGGTGCGCTGGTCCTCGAAGCCGAGGAGCACGCGATCGCCCGTGGCGCCCGCATCTACGGCGAACTGGCCGGCACCTCGGTCACGGCCGACGCCTACCACATCACCGCCCCGGACCCCGAGGGACTCGGTGCCACGCGTGCGCTGAAGGCTGCCTTGTTTGACGCCCGCGCCCAGGCCGAGGACGTGGTGCACGTCAACGCGCACGCCACCTCCACGCCCGTGGGCGACCGTCCCGAGTACACGGCGCTGCGCGCCGCCCTCGGTGACCACGTGGACAATGTGTGCGTCTCCGCCACGAAGTCCCAGACCGGCCACCTGCTGGGTGCCTCGGGCGCCGTCGAGTCCGTGCTGACGGTCCTGGCCGTCTACCACCGCCTGGCTCCCGTCACTATCAACCTGGAAAACCAGGATCCGGAAATCCCGCTGGACGTGGTGACCGGTACCCCGCGCGAACTGCCCGAGGGCCAGATCATGGCGTTGAACAACTCGTTCGGCTTTGGCGGCCACAACGCCGTTGTTGCGATCCGCAGCACCGGCCCCAAGGTCGAGATGGCCTAG
- a CDS encoding IS3 family transposase (programmed frameshift), whose protein sequence is MGLFEEGFGYGAVSSRLQVSRDACKRLEQRFKIWGRAALDRRPAVPAYSFEFKIKVVRQFLAAEATSTELAQLYHLSSPKLVQSWVRRYRQDGEDALKPRPRGRPHTAVDQLPTEVSELEKLRLENQRLQAENAYLKKVPGPEEPTTALKVSAVIALRASHPLPLLLAAAGLPRSTFFHRQAALTAPDRHAELRARIHEVFTEAKGRYGHRRIHAFLRRQGWQVAKKTVLKLMRAENLVCKVRSSRRRYSSYKGQVGKIAENLLKRQFVTAAPNLTWVTDVTEFKVADRKVYLSPVMDLFDRSVVSFAVSESPNTAFTNRSLSEAISTLGPGEAPMVHSDQGFQYQHASWQKLLSNAGMTQSMSRKGNCLDNSVMENFFGHLKEEMFHHQEHTSPESFITELEDYIRWYNKDRISLTLECLSPMEYRAQALAT, encoded by the exons ATAGGGTTGTTCGAGGAAGGCTTCGGCTATGGTGCGGTTTCTTCTCGGCTGCAGGTCAGCAGGGATGCCTGTAAGCGCTTGGAGCAACGTTTCAAGATTTGGGGTAGGGCCGCTTTGGATAGACGACCGGCTGTGCCAGCGTATTCATTTGAGTTCAAGATCAAGGTGGTTCGTCAGTTCCTCGCTGCTGAAGCAACATCGACGGAACTGGCCCAGTTGTATCACTTGAGTTCGCCGAAACTCGTTCAAAGCTGGGTTCGGCGGTATCGCCAGGACGGTGAGGACGCTCTCAAGCCCCGGCCGAGGGGCCGCCCACACACCGCCGTGGACCAATTGCCTACCGAGGTTAGCGAGCTTGAGAAGCTGCGCCTTGAGAACCAGCGGTTGCAGGCCGAGAATGCCTACCTAAAAAAAGTAC CGGGCCCTGAGGAACCAACCACCGCGTTGAAGGTTAGCGCCGTGATCGCCCTCAGGGCCTCTCACCCCTTGCCCCTGCTCCTGGCCGCGGCCGGGCTGCCCCGCTCTACGTTCTTCCACCGCCAGGCCGCGCTCACGGCCCCTGACCGGCACGCAGAACTCCGTGCCCGGATCCACGAGGTCTTCACCGAGGCCAAGGGCCGCTACGGGCACCGACGCATCCATGCGTTCCTGCGCCGCCAGGGATGGCAGGTGGCGAAGAAGACCGTGTTAAAGCTGATGCGCGCCGAGAATCTGGTCTGCAAGGTCCGCAGCAGTCGCCGCAGGTATTCCTCCTACAAGGGCCAGGTCGGCAAGATCGCTGAAAACCTACTCAAGCGCCAGTTCGTCACCGCGGCACCGAACCTGACGTGGGTGACCGATGTGACCGAGTTCAAGGTCGCGGACCGCAAGGTCTACCTCTCCCCGGTCATGGACCTGTTCGACCGCTCCGTGGTCTCCTTCGCGGTCTCCGAGTCGCCCAACACGGCCTTCACCAACCGATCGCTCAGCGAGGCGATCAGCACTCTGGGACCGGGTGAGGCACCAATGGTGCACTCGGACCAAGGATTCCAGTACCAACACGCCAGCTGGCAGAAGCTGCTCAGCAACGCCGGCATGACCCAATCGATGTCCCGCAAGGGCAATTGCCTGGATAACTCAGTGATGGAGAACTTCTTCGGACACTTAAAAGAAGAGATGTTCCACCACCAAGAACACACCAGCCCCGAAAGCTTCATCACTGAACTCGAGGACTACATCCGCTGGTACAACAAAGACCGCATCTCGTTAACACTCGAGTGCCTGAGCCCGATGGAATACCGGGCCCAGGCACTCGCTACCTAG
- a CDS encoding acyl carrier protein — protein MASNEEILAGLAEIVNEETGLAPEAVELDKSFTDDLDIDSISMMTIVVNAEEKFDVKIPDEEVKNLKTVGDAVSFIAGAQA, from the coding sequence ATGGCTAGCAACGAAGAAATCCTGGCCGGCTTGGCCGAAATCGTCAACGAAGAGACCGGCCTTGCCCCCGAGGCAGTCGAGCTCGACAAGTCCTTCACGGACGACCTGGACATCGACTCGATCTCCATGATGACCATCGTGGTCAACGCCGAAGAGAAGTTCGACGTGAAGATCCCGGACGAGGAAGTCAAGAACCTCAAGACCGTGGGCGACGCAGTCAGCTTCATCGCCGGCGCTCAGGCGTAA